The sequence below is a genomic window from Rhizobium sp. NXC14.
TCGCTGGATCACCAGCCCTATCTCGGCGACAGGGTTGAGCTGATCGCTGCCGAAAAAGCCGGCATCATGAAGCCGGGACTGCCTGTCGTCATCGGCCACCAGGAATATGATGCAGCACTCGACGTGCTGATGTCGACGGCGGAGCGGCTGCATTGCCCGAGCGCCGTCTTCGGTCAGGATTTCATGGCGCATGAGGAATATGGGCGGCTCATCTATCAGGACGAGTTCGGCCTTGCCGACCTGCCGCTGCCGCGCCTTCCCGGCCGCCATCAGTATGCCAACGCCGCCGCGGCCATCCGCGCCGTCAAGGCCGCGGGTTTCATTGTCACCGAGACGATGATGGAAAAGGCGATGAATTTCGTGGAGTGGCCGGGCCGGCTGCAGCGCCTTAGCGAAGGCCGGCTGATGCAATATGCGCCGGCCGGTGCTGAGATCTGGGTCGATGGCGGGCATAATCCCGGCGCCGGCGAAGTGATCGCCGAAGCCATGGCCAATTTCGAGGAGCGCCAGCCGCGGCCGCTTTTCCTGATCATCGGCATGATCAACACCAAGGACCCGATCGGTTATTTCAAGGCTTTCACAGGCCTGGTCGAGAAGGTGTTCTGCGTGCCGATCCGCGGCAGCGACGCGATGATCGACCCTGTGATATTGTCGAACGCCGCCTATGATGCCGGTTTGATCGCCGAACCGATGTCGACGGTCGGCGAGGCGCTGGAAGCGATAAAATCGGCCCTCGACCCAGCGGCACTGCCGCCCCGCATCCTCATTGGCGGCTCTCTCTATCTCGTCGGGGATGTGCTTGCCGACAACGGCACGCCCCCGAAATAAGCAGACGAAAAAAGCCCGGCCGAAGCCGGGCTTTTCCATGCGATATATGAAGACGATATCGATTAGGCGGCGTTCGAAATCCAGTTCGAAAGCGCTGTCTTCGGCTTGGCGCCGACGGAGATATCAGCGACTTCGCCGCCCTTGAAGATCGCGAGCGTCGGAATGGAGCGCACGCCGAACTGGGCGGCGAGTTCAGGGTTTTCGTCGATATTGAGCTTGGCGACCTTGACCTTGCCTTCCATCTCGACGGAGATTTCCTCGAGGCTTGGAGCAATCATCTTGCACGGACCGCACCATTCAGCCCAGAAATCGACGACGACGGGTTCTGCGGATTCCAGAACTTCCGACTGGAAGTTGTTGATATCGACTTTCACGGTAGCCATAGGCTGCTCCTTTGACCGAAGAAGATGTTGAACCACATGTGATGGTGCGGCGCCAAATTTTCAATGTCCGGTATTTCACTTTGTCTTGAGTCCTGCAAGCGCCAAACCGAGTGCCTCTTCGCTCAAAGTGTAGAGCGACGCATTCTCGGTGTAGACGAGCATGCAGTCGATGCGTTTGCCGGGATAGAGCGGTGCCAGGATCTCGCGATAAATCGCGAGCTGAGCCTTATGTGCGAAAGGGATCGCCTCCTCGGTCGAAGGTGGCACCCGATTGGTCTTGTAGTCAAGAATGACGACGCGATCGGCAAGCACGGCGAGCCGATCGATACGGCCGGAGACCGCATAGCGCCTGTCTGCAAGCGTCAATGTTCCCATGATCGAAACTTCCGGCTGGGCCTCTACTCCGAGAACCGGCTGCAGACCTTCTTCGTCCATCAGTCTCAGAACCGAATCGACGAGCCGGCGGCGTTCCGCTTCAGGCCAGAACCGCGCCGCCCGCTCGGCATAGCGGCTCGCGGCATCCGGCCGTTTGACCGGGGGAATGTCGGGAAGCGCCTGCAGCATGCGATGGATCAACCTGCCCTTTTCCAGGGAACGATCGCTGCGCTCCTTCTCGCCGAACAGCGGCGAAGCGACAAACAAGCTGCCCTCGTCTTCGTCGACGATCGTCCCGGCGCCGGATGGGCTGAGGGGGCGGGGCAGCTCAGCCTGCGGCGGCAGTGGCCGCAATAGGCCTTCCGGCAACGCCTCCTGGCTGTCGCGCGCCTCATGGCGGTCACTACGCTCGAAGCGCCGCTCCACCCGCGGCACCCGCCATCGGATGCCCGGCCATTCGCCGTCTGGGCCGGAGAAGGTGGCCGCCTCCACATGCGGATGGCCTTCGCTGAGCGCGGCTGAGATCATCATGTGCCAGGTATCGTTGTTGACACGAACGCCACGGTAGCCGCAAACAACAAGCCGGTCGGCAGCCCGTGTCATGGCGACGTAAAGCAGCCGGCGATACTCCTCTTCCGCCAGCATCTGGATCCGTGCTGCATCGTTTTGCGTCAGCGAATTGGCCAGGTCGGAGACGGGAACCCAGGCCGGCAGCGGCGGCTCGTCTGCGTCGGTTTCGATCAGGCGAAGCTTCGGCAGATGTGTATGCGTGAACGGCTTGGAGCCGCCGTCGACGAGGAAGACGATCGGTGCTTCAAGACCCTTGGAGGCATGCACGGTCATGATCCTGACCTCGTTGCGCCCCTTGTCCTGCTCACGCTTCACCTCCGGCGCTTCGAGCTCCAGCGTTGAGATGAAGGATTGCAGCCCGGGAAGGCCGGAACTCTCGTGGTCGAGCGTAAAGGTCAGGAACTCGTCGAGAATATCGCTGACCTCGGTGCCGAGACGGGCAAGGAATTGCCGCCGACCGCCATGGCTGCCCAGCACGCGCGCATAGAAATCATGGACCGACAGATGCCGCGACTGCCGCAGAAACAGCTCCAGCCTCTCGACGGCAGCACGGAATCGTTCAGTACCATCGGCCGCAAACCTCTTGAGCTGGCTCCAGACGCTCTCGTCGTCGCCCCGAAGGCCGGCGATTGCAAAGATATCGTCCTCCGAAAAATCGAAAAGCGGGCTCTTCAGCACGGCAGCGAGCGAAAGGTCGTCCTCTGGCAGAAGCAGGAAACGGCCGAGCGCCAGCAGATCCTGCACCGCGATATGGCTGGTGAGCGTCAGTCGGTCGGCGCCGGCGACGGGAATGTCGCCACGGCGCTTCAAGGCGCGGGTCAAGGCATTGACGAAGGCGTCGCGCTTGCGCACCAGAACGAGGATATCGCCGGCTTCGATCAGCCGCTCCGTGCCTTTGTCGACGATCGTTTCACGGCCGACGAGCGTGCCGATCGCATAGGCGATCCGCCGCGCGAGGATTGCGGCCGGCGCGCTTTCCGGCGTCGCATCGAAGGGCGCCGTCCAATCCTCTTCCTTCACCACCGCCTCAGGCGCGACCATCTCCCAGAGGTCGACGGCGCCGGGATGTCCGATGCGGCTGGATCGATGTACGACCGGTTCGCCGACAGCGCTGAGACCCCGCGCATTGTCCGCCGTCCGGAAGATCTGGTCGACGGCTTCGAGCACGTCGGCGGTCGAGCGGAAGGAGAGCGGCAGCCGCACGGAGGAAAAGCTCTGCCCGCTGTCGGCGACCCGCCGCCGTGTCCGGTCGCTCTCTTCGGAAAAACGCTCGGGTCGCGCTCCTTGGAAGGAGTAGATCGACTGTTTCTCGTCGCCGACGGCAAAGAGCGTGCGCACGACCGGCCGGGCGCTCTCGCCGGAAAAGAAATCCTCGGCGAGCGACTGGATGACGCCCCATTGGATCGGGCTGGTATCCTGGGCCTCGTCGACGAGGATATGATCGATACCCCGGTCCAGCTTGTAATGGACCCAGGGACCGACGCCACTCTTCGTCAGCAGGTCGGCGGTGCGTGTGATCAGGTCTTCGAAATCGAGTTGGCTGCGCTGCTTCTTCAGTTCCTCGTAATCGTGGTTCAGCCGACCGGCGAGCACCAGCGCCGCCCTAGTGGCGCCGAACATCCGCATCAGCTTAAACCGGTCACGGCTTGCGGCGACATGCGCGCGGGCGGCGGCTATGGCGCTCGTCAATTCCGGCGCTTCCGCAAGCATGGCTTTGACCAGGAACTGCGAGTCCGTTTTCGGCTCGCCTTTTGCCGTCAAAAAGATCTTCTCCAGCATCTCGGCGCGCTTGGCATCATCGCGCTCCCGGCCGGCGAGCCTGAGGCCATAAGCAACCTCCTGCGCCTTGGCGCCGCCCTTCTGGTCGGCAAGCGCCAAATAAAGCTCCAGCATGCCGCCTGAAAGCTCCGGCAACGGCCAATATTGCGCCGCGATCCGGCTTTCAGTATCGCCCACGGCAAGGCCGAGCCTGTCGCGCAGAACCGTCTCCACGCCGCCCTGTCGCTCGGCAGCCGCCGTGAAGCGGCGAATGGCATTGCGGTTGGCGATGATGTCGGCGAGCAGGTTCTCCAGCCCGGATTCATCGCCGAGATTGAGCACATAGGCGAAAGCCTCGGCAAGAGCGCTGCTTTCCTCCGGCGCCGTTGCCGTCAGCAGCGCCCGGCGTACATCGGAAAGCAGTGCCGCCGCCGCGCGATCGTCGAGGACCGAGAAATGCCCGGCAACATTGGCCTCCAGCGGGAATTGGTGCAGCAGCGCTTCGCAAAAGGCATGGATTGTCTGGATCTTCAATCCGCCCGGTGTTTCCAGCGCCTTCGCAAACAGCCGGCGCGCCTCGGCAAGCTTTAAGGCATCCGGCGCCGTACCCTCGATCTGCGTGATGCGCCGGCTGAGATTTTCGTCGTCAAGCACCACCCAGTCTGCCAGCCGTTCGAAGACGCGGTTCGACATTTCGGAGGCCGCGGCCTTGGTATAAGTCAGGCAGAGAATGGCGGAAGGCCGTGCGCCGGCGAGCAGGAGACGAATGACACGCTGGGTCAGGACATGCGTCTTGCCGGAACCGGCATTGGCCGAGACCCAGGCCGAGCGCTCGGGATCGGAGGCGATTGCCTGTTGAATCGTGGTCCAGCCGATCCAGGCGCCGGGATCGTCGTCAATCGGAAGTGCAGTCTGGTCACTCATCGCCGCCGCCTTCCTCGGTCTCGGCCGTCGACCATTCGGAGACGCGGGCGAGATGATCATAGTCGCCGCCGAAATCAAACTGCTGGGCCGGAATGAGCCGCGAGGTAAAGCCTTTTTCGCCGGACTGCAGCAAACTGACGAACTTGATCAGCTGGTCGACCGAGTCCGCGGCAAGGTCCATCGCCGATTTTGCCTTGTCGCTGCGGGCCGAGCTTTCGTTGTTCACCGTATCGACCTGGAACCGGCGTCCCGGACGCAGACGGACATAGAGCAGATCCTGCGGGATGAGACTGCCGGCATCGCGGAAGGCGCCGGCGCTCAACGCGGCCGCTTCGAGCGCGAGCTGCGGATCGAGAAGCGCGCGTGCCTGTGCCGGTGAGGGGTTGTAGCCGGTCTTGTAGTCGATGATATCGGCCGCCCCCGGCCCCGTAATATCGATCCGGTCGGCAAC
It includes:
- a CDS encoding folylpolyglutamate synthase/dihydrofolate synthase family protein is translated as MGLHPKGFDLSLDRITRLLDQLGNPHRKLPPVIHVAGTNGKGSVTAFCRALLEAGGYSAHVHTSPHLVNWHERYRIGVKGGRGQLVDDAVFADAVRRVADANAGQHITVFEILTAVTFILFSEHPADAAIIEVGLGGRFDATNVISDPAVSVIMPISLDHQPYLGDRVELIAAEKAGIMKPGLPVVIGHQEYDAALDVLMSTAERLHCPSAVFGQDFMAHEEYGRLIYQDEFGLADLPLPRLPGRHQYANAAAAIRAVKAAGFIVTETMMEKAMNFVEWPGRLQRLSEGRLMQYAPAGAEIWVDGGHNPGAGEVIAEAMANFEERQPRPLFLIIGMINTKDPIGYFKAFTGLVEKVFCVPIRGSDAMIDPVILSNAAYDAGLIAEPMSTVGEALEAIKSALDPAALPPRILIGGSLYLVGDVLADNGTPPK
- the trxA gene encoding thioredoxin encodes the protein MATVKVDINNFQSEVLESAEPVVVDFWAEWCGPCKMIAPSLEEISVEMEGKVKVAKLNIDENPELAAQFGVRSIPTLAIFKGGEVADISVGAKPKTALSNWISNAA
- the addA gene encoding double-strand break repair helicase AddA, yielding MSDQTALPIDDDPGAWIGWTTIQQAIASDPERSAWVSANAGSGKTHVLTQRVIRLLLAGARPSAILCLTYTKAAASEMSNRVFERLADWVVLDDENLSRRITQIEGTAPDALKLAEARRLFAKALETPGGLKIQTIHAFCEALLHQFPLEANVAGHFSVLDDRAAAALLSDVRRALLTATAPEESSALAEAFAYVLNLGDESGLENLLADIIANRNAIRRFTAAAERQGGVETVLRDRLGLAVGDTESRIAAQYWPLPELSGGMLELYLALADQKGGAKAQEVAYGLRLAGRERDDAKRAEMLEKIFLTAKGEPKTDSQFLVKAMLAEAPELTSAIAAARAHVAASRDRFKLMRMFGATRAALVLAGRLNHDYEELKKQRSQLDFEDLITRTADLLTKSGVGPWVHYKLDRGIDHILVDEAQDTSPIQWGVIQSLAEDFFSGESARPVVRTLFAVGDEKQSIYSFQGARPERFSEESDRTRRRVADSGQSFSSVRLPLSFRSTADVLEAVDQIFRTADNARGLSAVGEPVVHRSSRIGHPGAVDLWEMVAPEAVVKEEDWTAPFDATPESAPAAILARRIAYAIGTLVGRETIVDKGTERLIEAGDILVLVRKRDAFVNALTRALKRRGDIPVAGADRLTLTSHIAVQDLLALGRFLLLPEDDLSLAAVLKSPLFDFSEDDIFAIAGLRGDDESVWSQLKRFAADGTERFRAAVERLELFLRQSRHLSVHDFYARVLGSHGGRRQFLARLGTEVSDILDEFLTFTLDHESSGLPGLQSFISTLELEAPEVKREQDKGRNEVRIMTVHASKGLEAPIVFLVDGGSKPFTHTHLPKLRLIETDADEPPLPAWVPVSDLANSLTQNDAARIQMLAEEEYRRLLYVAMTRAADRLVVCGYRGVRVNNDTWHMMISAALSEGHPHVEAATFSGPDGEWPGIRWRVPRVERRFERSDRHEARDSQEALPEGLLRPLPPQAELPRPLSPSGAGTIVDEDEGSLFVASPLFGEKERSDRSLEKGRLIHRMLQALPDIPPVKRPDAASRYAERAARFWPEAERRRLVDSVLRLMDEEGLQPVLGVEAQPEVSIMGTLTLADRRYAVSGRIDRLAVLADRVVILDYKTNRVPPSTEEAIPFAHKAQLAIYREILAPLYPGKRIDCMLVYTENASLYTLSEEALGLALAGLKTK